The sequence below is a genomic window from Thermoplasma sp. Kam2015.
ATCTGACGGATCTTGGGCGCGAGATCTTCGAGACGGCCAGGCGAATGCAAGTACTTAAATGCGACGACAGGAATTAGATCTTCTGAAATACGAATATGTATTCATGTTTGAACACGTAGAAGCCGCCAGATAGGGCCCTGTATCGCCAAAGCGCCTCGGAACCAGCCTTTCCCCTGGTGAATTCAAAATTCTTCACTATGGTGCTCTTCAATCTGAATCCATTATCCAGCACCGCCTGCATAGAATAGAAACCGAGAGGTATCCACTCGCCCTTTCTGTACTTGTCGCCTATGACCATGGCCATGAACCTTCCCTCAGCGAGGTTTCTGCTGACATTCCTCACCACTCTTATGAGCATGTCAAGGAACTCTCTTATTGTGCGTGCATTCGATAGATCCTCAGGATTGTCCGAGAATTTGATTATATCATGGTAGGGAGGATGCAGAATCGCTAGGGAAAATGCATCTATTCCATTCTCGGCCATTATGCCCTTTACGTCCATGGACATGGAATCTCCAGTGTAAACCCTCGTTATTCCTTCTCCATGCATTCGACCTAAGATCCCCTGCGACCGGATGCTTACGTCGGGGTTTATCTCTATGCCGATCGCATTTCTTCCCATTTTCTTAGCCTCTATAAGCGTGGTTCCGCTTCCGCTGAAGGGATCGATCACCCATTCACCCCTCTTGGTGTATCGCATCATCATCTGCCTTGGGATCTGGGGTACAAAATTTCCCCAGTACCATCCAAGTTTTGATCCGCGGTAGTCCCTGTCCCTGAATATCCAAAGGCTATCCGTCATAACGTCTCCGTATTCTCTCCATCTCGACAGATCGATATCGCTGTAGGGGAGCTTTTTTGGCTTGAATATCATCCTGTAGATCTCATCCGCATAATGTTGTGCGCGTTCAGTTGTCCTGGAATCATTTATCTTATCAAGAATCTGATTGAAGGCGTCTTCATCAACAGAAATCGTTTCGCAGTCTGCATCCTTCGCATCAATTTCCATGCGAAGATCCCTTACTATTTCACGGACAGTGTCTATGCTGTCCGCAATCCTTAACCTATTCACAACGTCGTCTATGAGATGCAGAGGTATGCGAACTTCAGCCATTCATGGCATTAGCATGTTTTAGAATTTAAAAGTGACGCTATGACTGGCTGGGAATAGAGATGATGGATTTTTGGATAAATGCGCGTCCTGCTGATGCCTGATATCTTATTTCTGTCTGATCCAACACCGCATCTTATGCGATCATCGGTGGCCATTGATCCTTAATGTATTTTTTTACTCCATCATGTTCCATTAAGCACGATTGTATGAACCATATTTTAGAAAAATTTATTAATAGTTATGATTATATCATTTATAAAAAAAGCTAGGAGTTTGAGGGAAGCTGTAAATCTCAACCTCTTCGGACAAGAGATACACGAAGTTCCCCCCAATACATAGAAAGATCTATAAATAATCTCATCATATCTATAATCAATGATAACAGCTGCCAAAGTGAAGCTGTATCCAAATGAAAGACAGAAAATTTTACTGGAGAAGCACTTTGGCAGCTGTAGATTCGTATACAATTATTTCTTAGCGAAGAGGGATGAATACTATATAACGCATAGGGATGCTAAAAAATCCTCTTTAAACTATTTAGACACACAGAACATGCTCATCGATCTAAAGAAGGAATATCCATGGCTGTACGAGATCAACGCCCAATCACTTCAGATGTCTCTACGTTTCTTAGACAATGCATTCAAGAACTTCTTCCATAAGAACGCAGAACATCCTAAGTTCAGGATCAAGGGAAGGAACGAATACTTCGCAGTACCACAGCACATCAAAATTCGAGGAAACAGTATATATTTCCCAAAGTTCTCTGAAGGCATATACTTCAAGGGCTCTGAGAAGAAGCTGTCCGAGATTAAAGACATCAACGAGATAGTAATAACCAAGGATTCAGGTTATTACTACTGCTCTATTATATATGAAAATGAGGAAGAACTGCCAGAGAAGAAGCCATTATCAGCAGAGAACTCCGTTGGTATAGATCTAGGCATCGAAAAATTTGCAACCTTATCGAATGGTATAGCAATAGAGAATCCAGGATTCATAAAGAAGGTAGAGAAAAGAATAAGACAATTACAAAAACAGTTATCAAGAAAGCAGAATGGATCGAAGAATGGAAGGAAGCATATACTTAAATTACAGAAGGAGTACATGAAGCTGAGAAACATGCGTGAAGACTTCCTTGATAAAATATCTACTGCGATAGCCAAGCAGTACGATACCATCATCATCGAAGACCTCAACGTACATGGAATGATGCAGAACCATCATATATCGAAGAGTCTAAGTGATGTTTCTTTCTATTCCTTCAAGCAGAAACTGGAATGGAAAGCAGAAAAATATGGAAAGAATATAATAGAGATAGGAAGGTTCGATCCATCATCTAAGATATGTTCATCATGCGGTAACATAAAGCATGATCTGAAGTTATCAGATCGCATATACCACTGTAACGTATGCGGATTAACTATCGACAGGGATCACAACGCATCAAAAAATATAAGGAAGATTGGACTTATAAAAGTAGGATCGGTGCGATCCGAATTCACGCCTGTGGTCATAGCGATATATGGCTTGTACGGAATATATCCGTACAGGCAGAGGTCGGTCGTTGAATCAGGAAGCTCCGATGCTTCAGCTGAGGAGTAGCTCACGCTTAATAGAAAAACGCTTGTATTTATCGTTTCGGCAGCTATTGTTCTGTCGTTCGTTCCAATTCTGGCTGTACCAGCGAGTGGCTCTATACCGGCCTTTGAGCATAACCTCATCAGGGCATCTACAACCAGCTCAGAGAACTGGGCTGGATACGTCATTACCAGCAGCGACTATTCCGTTCATAATGTAAGCATGTCCATGATCATACCGAATACCGATACGTCCGGTAATTCTTATGCCGCTTTCTGGGTGGGCATAGACGGCTACAACGACAACACTGTGGAACAGACTGGCATACTGGCAGAGCCCAGTGGATTCGGTCATAATTCAAAGACGGTGTACAAGGTATGGTACGAGTTCTATCCTGCGGCTCCCGTTTATGCCAGCTTCAGCGCATCAGCGGGTGATTACGTATATGCCAACGTCACCTATAACGGATATGGCAGCTTCACAACTTACATAATGGTTGAGACCTCTGGCGGTCAGATCATCGGTACATTCACAGGTCATGCGACCGTAAGCAATGCATTGGACGATTCTGCTGAATGGATCGTTGAGGCCCCGGCATCCACCTCAGGTATTTTGCCCCTCGCAGATTTCGGCGTTGCGGAATTTGGTTACGATTCCACGCACATATCGCTGACAAACTACGCGACTGTATCTGGTAACTATGAGCCCATGGGATACTTCTCGCCTACGGAGATAATCATGGTAAATCAGGCAGGCCAGCCACAGGCAACGCCATCGGCTATATCAGCAGATCTCACCAGCTTCAACGTTACCTTCGATCAGACAGTCACTGCACATCATGGAAGATGATGAAAGTGCTATCGATGAACCTGCACATCTAGTATAGAAAGAAGAATTATGCAAGAAATGCAGGCTGTATGGAAAAACATGATCTAAAATTGAAAAATGGGGTTGACCGGATTCGAACCGGTGACCTCTCGGTTATCAGCCGAGTGCTATAGCCTGTCTAAGCTACAACCCCGTAGCTTCGTAATTTGTTTCACGCTTAATATTTTTTCTCTCGC
It includes:
- a CDS encoding RNA-guided endonuclease TnpB family protein; protein product: MITAAKVKLYPNERQKILLEKHFGSCRFVYNYFLAKRDEYYITHRDAKKSSLNYLDTQNMLIDLKKEYPWLYEINAQSLQMSLRFLDNAFKNFFHKNAEHPKFRIKGRNEYFAVPQHIKIRGNSIYFPKFSEGIYFKGSEKKLSEIKDINEIVITKDSGYYYCSIIYENEEELPEKKPLSAENSVGIDLGIEKFATLSNGIAIENPGFIKKVEKRIRQLQKQLSRKQNGSKNGRKHILKLQKEYMKLRNMREDFLDKISTAIAKQYDTIIIEDLNVHGMMQNHHISKSLSDVSFYSFKQKLEWKAEKYGKNIIEIGRFDPSSKICSSCGNIKHDLKLSDRIYHCNVCGLTIDRDHNASKNIRKIGLIKVGSVRSEFTPVVIAIYGLYGIYPYRQRSVVESGSSDASAEE
- a CDS encoding G1 family glutamic endopeptidase, with the protein product MRASTTSSENWAGYVITSSDYSVHNVSMSMIIPNTDTSGNSYAAFWVGIDGYNDNTVEQTGILAEPSGFGHNSKTVYKVWYEFYPAAPVYASFSASAGDYVYANVTYNGYGSFTTYIMVETSGGQIIGTFTGHATVSNALDDSAEWIVEAPASTSGILPLADFGVAEFGYDSTHISLTNYATVSGNYEPMGYFSPTEIIMVNQAGQPQATPSAISADLTSFNVTFDQTVTAHHGR
- a CDS encoding DNA methyltransferase is translated as MAEVRIPLHLIDDVVNRLRIADSIDTVREIVRDLRMEIDAKDADCETISVDEDAFNQILDKINDSRTTERAQHYADEIYRMIFKPKKLPYSDIDLSRWREYGDVMTDSLWIFRDRDYRGSKLGWYWGNFVPQIPRQMMMRYTKRGEWVIDPFSGSGTTLIEAKKMGRNAIGIEINPDVSIRSQGILGRMHGEGITRVYTGDSMSMDVKGIMAENGIDAFSLAILHPPYHDIIKFSDNPEDLSNARTIREFLDMLIRVVRNVSRNLAEGRFMAMVIGDKYRKGEWIPLGFYSMQAVLDNGFRLKSTIVKNFEFTRGKAGSEALWRYRALSGGFYVFKHEYIFVFQKI